The window TTCTTGCACTACATTTGGATAAGCCATGTTTGACTACTttctagtgtcttttaattggaatgggttttttaattttttcttggcCATGTCACTCgagggatcttatttccccagccagggattaattctggcccacagcagtgaaaatgtTGTGTCCTAACCAATGGACTATCAGAGAATTCCcagaagaggtgtgtgtgtgtgtgagtgagtgagtgtgtgtgtgtgtgtgtgtggtgggtttttttaacagagaaagatatttcattctttttaactttttatttttaattgcagaataattgctttacaatgttgtgttagtttctgctgtacaacaaagtgaagcagccataaatatacatatatcctctccttcCAAAGCTCTCTCCCactcctcatcccatcccacccctttcggtcttcacagagcaccaagctgcactccctgtgctatacagcagcttcccactagctagctattttcatagggtaatgtatatgtttcaacgcTACTTTCTCAACGCAACTTTCTTGTtgcaccttctccttcccctttttccatttttaaaaattgaagtattattgatttacagtgttgtgtcattctctgctgtacagcaaagtgactcagttatacacatatgcatatttttatattcttttccattatggcttatcacaggatattgaatatagtaccTGTGCTATGTATTAAACCttgttgtttcagttcagttcagttgctcagttgcatctgactctgtgaccccatggactgcagcatgccaggcctctctgtccatcagcaactcccagagtttactcaaactcatgtccattgagttggtgatgccatccaaccatctcatcctctgtcgtccccttctcctccgaccttcaatctttcccagcatcaaggtctcttcaaatgagtcagttcttagcatcaggtggccaaattatcggagtttcagcttcagcatcagtccttccaatgaatattcaggactgatttcctttaggatggactggttggatctccttgcagtacaagggactctcaagagtctcctccaacaccacaattcaaaagcatcatccattctaaatgtactagtttgcatctaccaaccccaaactcccagtccatccctctgcTTAGCCCCATCCCCTTTGGCCACCacgagtctgttctctgtctgtgaatctatttttgttttgtagataggcTTATTTGTGCCAAATTTTATATTCCACACATAACTGATACCctatggtgtttgtctttttctgacttacttcacttggtatgataatctctagttgtacccatgttgctgcaaatggcaatattttagttttttatggctgagtagatTTCCacagtatatatgtaccatatcttctttatccatacattatttatctattcatctgtcaatagacatttatgttgcttctatGTTTTGGccactgtgaatagtgctgctatgtaTATAGACATGCATGtaaaaaacatatttcttattcCATATATTTCATTCAAAGGTGGCAATTGATATTCTACTGTGTTCATGATTAATTCTAAATTGGCTCCTTCTTTATGAAAATTTGGCCTATTGTCTGTAAAATGACTGTACATAGAAACAGGTAAATAGCCAAGACATCAGTGAGAAAAGAGTTGTAAGAGAAAATAAGTTTGCCAGAACTAAGGAATGTCACTGAAGTTACTGGAATGTATGATCCTCAAGTGTGAATGCTTTGACTTGCTTGAATCTAACAAAAAGTGCTGACTCCTTGTTTGCTTGTCTCATTTATTTGAAACCTCTTTTCCTTTCTAGGAGATGTCTAAGCCACATGGGCCCAGAGAATGTTAACACTTGTCTCAGAATTCCTCCTCATGGACCTCTCAGATGATCCAGAACTGCAGCCCCTCCTCTTTAGCCTCTTCCTGTCCATGTACCTGATCACTGTGCTTGGGAACCTGCTCATCATCCTGGCCTTCATCTCTGATTCTCACCTCCACACCCCCgtgtacttcttcctttccagcctGACCATGACTGACATTGGCTGCACCTCTACCACTGTCCCCAAGATGATTGTGGACATTCAAACTCACAGCAGACTCATCTCTTACATGAGCTGCGTGACCCAGATgtctatttttatcctttttggaTGTTTGGATAATCTACTCCTGATTGCCATGGCCTATGACTGGTTTGTGTCCATCCATCACCCTCTGCACTGCACGGTCATCATGAACCCACGCCTCTACAGCCTGCTGGTTTTGGTGTCATTTTTCATCAgccttttatctttccttcttcATAGTTTGATGGTGTTAGAACTTACCTTCTTCCTGGATATGGAAATTCCTCGTTTCTTCTGTGACCCTTCTCAGCTCCTTAGCCTTGCCTGTTTTCAAATCCCCAGCAGTAATATATTAATCTATTTTATTGGTGCTATTTTTGGTGGTTTTCCATTCACAGGGATCCTCTTCTCTTATACTTGCATTGTTTCCTCTAttctgagagtcccttcaacaggTGGGAAGTATAAAcccttctccacctgtggctGTCACCTGGCaatcatgtgtttattttatggAAGAGGCATTGGGGTGCATCTCAGTTCTACTGTCTCATCTTCTCCCAGGGACAGTGCAGTGGCCTCAGTGATGTACACTGTGGTcacccccatgctgaacccctttGTTTACAGCCTGAGGAACAGGGACATCAAGAGGGTCATGTGGGGGCTCTTCAGCAAAACAACCTAATCTCAACATCTGTGCATCTTGTTTGCATAGGTTAGAAGACCCAGTAAAAACAACCGTTGGAATTCAAAGTTGGTTCTATGATTTTGTAGCTCTTGTGCCTTTCAAAACTTAACAATGTTTCCAATCAGTTTGTTGCTTCATTTGGAATATTTTgatgataactgcagccatgaaattaaaaaacgcttactccttggaagaaaagttatgaccaacctagatagcatattcaaagcagagacattactttgccaacaaaggtccgtctagtcaagactatggtttttccagtggtcatgtatggatgtgagaggtggactgtgaagaaagctgagcaccgaagaattgatgcttttgaactgtggtgttggagaagactcttgagagtcccttggactgcaaggagatcaaccagtccattctaaaggagatcagccctgggtgttctttggaaggaatgatgctgaagctgaaactccagtactttggccacctcatgcgaagagttgactcattggaaaagactctgatgctgggagggattgggggcaggaggaaaaggggacgacagaggatgagatggctggatggcatcaccaactcgatggacgtgagtctgagtgaactccaggagttggtgatggacagggaggcctggcgtgctgcgattcatggggtcgcaaagagtcggatacgactgagcgactgaactgaactgaactgaatgggattAAGGGATTATTGTGGGATCCTATCATTATATTCACTGCATGATTGAATCATGTTATAGCTATagactctctttctttttttttagttagtttattttaattggaagctaattacaatattgcagtggctttcgccatacatcgacatgaatcagccacaggtgtacacgtgtcccccatcctgaacacccctcccagcttcctccccatcccatccttcagggtcatcccagtgcaccggccttgagtgccctgtctcatgcatcaaacctggactggtgatctatttcatatatggtaacatacacgtttcaatgctattctttcaaatcatcccaccctcgccttctcccacagagtccaaaagcctattctttatctctgtgtctgttttgctgtctcgcatatagggttatcgttaccatctttctaaattccatacatatgcgttagtatactgtactgatgtttttctttccggcttacttctctctgtataataggctccagtttcatccacctcattagaattgattcaaa is drawn from Bos mutus isolate GX-2022 chromosome 7, NWIPB_WYAK_1.1, whole genome shotgun sequence and contains these coding sequences:
- the LOC102286476 gene encoding LOW QUALITY PROTEIN: olfactory receptor 7E178 (The sequence of the model RefSeq protein was modified relative to this genomic sequence to represent the inferred CDS: deleted 1 base in 1 codon) produces the protein MGPENLTLVSEFLLMDLSDDPELQPLLFSLFLSMYLITVLGNLLIILAFISDSHLHTPVYFFLSSLTMTDIGCTSTTVPKMIVDIQTHSRLISYMSCVTQMSIFILFGCLDNLLLIAMAYDWFVSIHHPLHCTVIMNPRLYSLLVLVSFFISLLSFLLHSLMVLELTFFLDMEIPRFFCDPSQLLSLACFQIPSSNILIYFIGAIFGGFPFTGILFSYTCIVSSILRVPSTGGKYKPFSTCGCHLAIMCLFYGRGIGVHLSSTVSSSPRDSAVASVMYTVVTPMLNPFVYSLRNRDIKRVMWGLFSKTT